In Rutidosis leptorrhynchoides isolate AG116_Rl617_1_P2 chromosome 6, CSIRO_AGI_Rlap_v1, whole genome shotgun sequence, the DNA window GTGGTGCGTTGAAAATTTTTTGGAACTTGTTTCGCTTGCTAGGAAAGTTTCAAGTTTAACCGGAGAAACAAAGTTCGGCTTATTAGTAGTTCTTGCCAGTTTTGACTACCTTTTAATGGTTCAATATGAATATAGTTTTGTCTGCAAACGCAAATGTTGCAAGAAACTTAAGCAACATATATCTGTCAATTATCAAATATCTGTAGTAGCCTCGATCTCTGTAGTTATTGTCACTGATGTAGAGCCTCCATTTTTCGAAGCCGCTTATGAAGTTTAAAAACACTGTTTTAGATGATATTAGATAGTTTAAATGTAAAAGAATCTATGGAGTTTGGTTTAATAGCAACTATTAGTTCACCTGACTAATTGAAGCTTTATTTCATGGGCCGTGCATTATGCACGGCCAAGAAcacactagtatatatatatatatatatatatatcaatgaatGACACTTGTGTTAAGGAATTTTAATTAACTTTAATTAATCTCCATACGCAAACAACGAGCAACATCTGTAGCAATCAACGACGCTCATATACAAGTGCTTTGCCACTTTTTTTCAAGTACGAAACTCAACGAGACAACAAGACACTCATGAACAGAATCTAAAAACAACTTGGTACCATCATTACTGAGTTACAACAACCAAAATGTGTTACTGAGACATAAGCACAAGTTTTATTTTCAAAGCTATTTACTTTGTACAAACAAAATAAATGACACAAAGATATCATAACATATCATGAGTAATTAAGGCTGTTTGGTTAGAGGCCTGATAGCTGAGCCGCTTGTGATCTTAACCGTTCACTACACGATGGCAACACATGATGATTCACTTGTATACTTCTTATTCGTTGGACTCATCTTCATCGTCCTCAGCATCTTCAATTCCGACCCATTTTTCAAAGGCGAAAAGGAACTCTTTGAAGTTAACCATTCCGTTTTTGTCCCAATCCATTTCTTCTGCAAACACACAACCGAAAAATTAAGCAAATTTTACAAGTATACCAATACTCAATTGTTAAAACTTTAACATAATCCTATCCTACTGACCCACTTTAACGGGTACTGTAAATACTCATTTTGACACGTCATTAACCACAATCCGTGGCCATGATGCCCACCTCAGAGCCAAAATTGCAACAAAAGAGGGGGACATACCGAATCTTTTCATGGCTATGCGCCCAGAGGACCTTTCACCAGAAGTAGTCTCATTTATTGCACCAATCATTTCGTCCCTGCTAACATAACCATCTTTGTTTTTGTCCAAGAACACAAATGAGTCAACCAATGTTTCAAAAGTTGCTTCTATATCTGGCATCCCCGTTCGCGCACACTATCAATGTCAAAAATATAATAAGATGAAAAGTTGagttgtaaggttttccctgttcgggttacccgggaagggcgagtaatccgacccaatACTCTAGTGTAtgcagcccatcaggaatactccctagctttttccaacccttccctggtcACCCCAaaattcgaacctgagacctctcaggGGCCCAACCGCTGGGCTACCTTGGGATGGTTTATAATAAGATGAAAGAAAACTCAATAATTGTAAGTGGCAATTTCTACCCATTTACTTACAACGGGGCAATTCAGGTTATGTTAAAACGGAAGCGGGTCAGTGGCGAATCAAGGATGAAAACCTAATGgggtcttaattttttttttctttctaaagttAATCATATTTGAAGGAAATTTTAGTGGGTGGTTATTTACCTCTAAAAaccttaaattttaaaaatatatgaggtcccatagttaaatttagtggtgtccaatACAATTTCAAGAATACATCATATAAAATTTTTTCAAAGTAATGGGGTGCTTTGACCCCACACCAATACATGTAGAGTCGCCCCTGAAGCGGGTTACCTGAGTCCAAAACCCATAAAACATCCTAAATCAATTTACTCGAGTTTAATTAATAGCAAAACTACATAACCTTTGTAATCATAGTTGGCATAATGATTATCTACAAATAATGAAAATTTGGAAGAAAAAAAATGCTTTGACCACATTTTACGGGGTTAGTAATAAATACCGATTTGGTAGAAGCGGAGTCTTTCTTCAAAAGATAAACGAGACATAGAAGCACAATGAACTCCTTGAAGCCTATTCCCATGTCATCGTTTATATCACATTCCTTAAAAATGTCATTGATTTCCTCATCTGTAAAATCTATCTCCAGCTTACGAAAGCAATTATTCAACTCTTTTGGATCGATTGAACCACTTCTATCTTCATCTACACTCACAAATATGCACAAAAATTTCAACAAATAGTCTCCCAATAGTAATGGTTAATGAAATAAATATACACTATCTACACCGGACAGAGACTAGGAATATGAAATGAAAATATAATCACCGTTTGGGATACCATTTAACAAAATGATTATATGCTGCTTACCAAATTGTTCAAATATAGCCTTGCACTTTCTTAGTCCCGTGTCAATTTTCGGGAACTTTAAGATAATGGTATTGAACGATTTCATTGATGTTCCCTTGGATTCTCTACGCCGCATTGTCTCCAAGATTTTAGCTTCGAGTTTGGTTGTAGGTACTGATGTCACAGGTGACTGATCGCTCTTGGTCAGCTTACCACCCATAGTAGTAGTATTACAAAAAGACCTGTACACGTATGAAAAATTTACTAATTGTGATCACTGTTAACAATACAAAATCAACAGCAAACACTTCACATATATAACGCAATTCATCCCATTTTGTAGTCATACAAGTTATTCTCTTCGAATGAATATCATATGGATATGTATATGTTTAGTTGAAAAAGACTACCACTTTAGCTTTTACAAATACCAATACTCAAGAGTTTCGGCGGAATTCGATTATAGTTCTTGCTTTTTACTAATTCAGGCTAGAAATGACCAAATTTAAAGCACAAGCAGCCGATTAAATTATCATATGTTTCCGTACTAATCATTTTGAAATCACACAACAATATACCCTTTTACTATATCTGAATCATTCTCTACTTCTATATATTAATAAGTGAACCACATTTCGGGTAGGCCGACAACCAAAACCCGAGCCAGAAAATTGACTCAGACGGCTGGTTCTTACTTGCATGAGATGGGTTTTCAGGTCAACCCAAATCACTAACAACCCTtgcaaaaagatcaaaacttgataAGATCTTAAAGGTTTACTAAGTGCAAATATAATTACCGAATCGGTCATTAAACTCTCAACTGAAACTACATCAGTATTCAATTAGCTATCTAATTAACTGAATGCAAATCCAAACACTGAAACACACCCATATGTGAGATCTACTTAGATTAAGATTCTCATACAATCAAGACAGAAACAACTCAACAAGtgagtattaattaattaattaattaataattatttatataaactaaCAATAAAATAGCAAGTTCTTTAAATTAAAAGGTATGCAGTACTCACCAAGAAGAAAGAATAAAATCCAATCGAGATTTGTTGTTGCTGATGATGAGTTTGGAATTGAACTCAACCGACCCTGAATAAAAAATATGATATTTTCAATATAGAAACAACACCCGGATATTAAAGTAAAAGATTGATTTTTAAGTTTGTGTTCAAGATAGAAATTGAAAATGAATTCGGGGTAAGGTAAGGTCGTGGAGTGTGAGTGCTGAGTATATAATGAAAAAATGTCAACTTTTGCTGTTTTTTTATTAGGattaaatgaaatgaaatgaaatatcGTATGTTggattttactccgtatttatttacttGAATGAATATATTATTGGGTGAGATTTAGGAGAATCGAATATTCGCAGTTCACTGTCGCTAGGTGGCTGCTATTAAGTttgaattaattaactaattatctattaaaattaattaactaattaactaTTGTTATAAATCTCACCCAATTAACTAATTaactattaaaattatatatatatatatatatatatatatatatatatatatatatatatatatatatatatatatatatatatatatataacttgactcCCACCTCATTATAAATGAGTATTTGTGTTTAAGTTTTGCCTCTTAATAATCAATGTAAAAAAATGACCCTTTCCACCATAATAgacattaatttaataatataagaataaaaataatataagAAAAGGTGTTAACTGTATTATTTTAATTTAGAAAAGGttctaattaaaattttaatttaattgtACGGCCCAAAAATTCAAAGGGCTCCTTCCTCTCCAACCCTGTACAACCGCCATCAACACCAACACCTCTCAAATTCTTCTGCATGTGCAATTAACCAGAGCAGATCCACCGAATAGCTTGGCACCCGAAGGGGTTGGGTGCATCGTCACCCGGCCAAGTCACCCCTTTGGTCACCCCTTTGATTGGTCCCCCGATTGGTCACCCCGTTGATTCCAAATTGGTTCATAGCCGTCGGTCATCCCTCCATAGCCGGTGTCAATTTTGTCAGGTAACAGATTGATTTCATGGATGTCTTAATTGTTAATTAATTgttgtgtgttatatttcagtagacttataactacctttagtggcctggttcaatatattcaaattgaaagaaccaacaaAAGAGAGATGTGtcgtagaagatataggagagaaagaggttgaagagaggtgtgatgtatttaatgtatatgtgtgtttttgtaacttacattatgcacatatatatagtacaaattttactatccatatttgactaattaccatccatatttaactactaaatttacaacactcccccttggatggtaatttttttaaagagcaattaatactgtctcgttaaaaccttgctaaagaaaacccagtgggataaaactttagctaagggaaaaagagtgcaacatagagttgactccccctcaagtagacaacgttgagtcgtcacatcttttgaacttgcctcatgccaatattgtgaacgtatgttttgaaaacaacgattgacagtgctttggtataaagatcagcagagttgttgattgaacgtatctcattttaatctggttgtcttttacgagatcttgagtatatgagaagaatctgaggttttcatctgaaactgtatcatctaaatcttttatgtacaagttttacccatgtgatttgtctacagtctccttcatggtttgctcaaactgttgtttcaattcctattccctttcagtctttttctgagccttaccaatataccattctttttcatcaaacttatgaccgttaagaccgtttatagctttagcgcctcgtcagcatttatgttttgttctgtcatttttgatactcttctttcatttgtactatgtaagctgtattatcttcatagatagttgttgggcttttatagcgttctagtccacaagaatcaataatgatttgtatcatttatcttaactaaaatcattcccgagtagcttcatgtaatgcaatcacttcggcatgatttgatgatgttgcaacaagtgtttgttttgagaacgtcatgatattgcggtgcctccatttaggaatacatatccagtttgagatttagctttatgtagatcagataaataatctgcatctgtataaccaaacaaatcttgtttcgagttgttagaataaataattataaatcagtagttccccgaaggtatcaaactatttgtttgattcgattccaatgtcttttggtaggggctgagctgaaccttgtcaacaaattaactgcaaaagaaatgtcagatcttgtataatctgtaagatacataagagccccaattgcactaaaatatggaacttctgaaccaagaagatcttcatgatcttctagaggatgaaatggattagtatcaatattaagatctaacaaccatatgagtacttaatggtttttgtcttgtccatattaaaatattttaaaatcttttcggtataagttgtttgatgtataagtaagtcattagttatatgctcaatatgtaaatcaacgtaatacttgatttttttttaattttaaaatctttctttagaagttgaatggcttcatagatttctttatttaagataattgatataaactgctatgatcacatatccgaacattgtttttataaaacacacgtgcaaataagtttatatgtatacccttttcttatcaagtagtaatttaatcgattataccacatacgtcccgattgtataaacccatttagaaatctttgtgatttaatggaatatattcccttgggttttgcattagatgcttatgataccttaacccttcaggtatattcatatatatatcactattaagtgatccatacagataagtagtaacaacatccatgagatgcatttaaataactaccaggttgattaagtatctaataagtaattgtattcattataggaggatacgtttttctcctaattcatttctgatctttgtgggaaatcttgagttacaagtctagttttgccttgtaacttcatttgcacatttcttttcggataaaaattcatttgtatcccattgt includes these proteins:
- the LOC139852366 gene encoding probable calcium-binding protein CML21, encoding MGGKLTKSDQSPVTSVPTTKLEAKILETMRRRESKGTSMKSFNTIILKFPKIDTGLRKCKAIFEQFDEDRSGSIDPKELNNCFRKLEIDFTDEEINDIFKECDINDDMGIGFKEFIVLLCLVYLLKKDSASTKSCARTGMPDIEATFETLVDSFVFLDKNKDGYVSRDEMIGAINETTSGERSSGRIAMKRFEEMDWDKNGMVNFKEFLFAFEKWVGIEDAEDDEDESNE